In Cheilinus undulatus linkage group 14, ASM1832078v1, whole genome shotgun sequence, the genomic stretch tCATCATGTTGGGGGATGCCTCTGGGCAGCCAGCCCTTTGAAGGCTTATAACGTTATAGGGTAAAGTGAATGTGGCAGAATATAGGTAATCCTGGAGGACgatctcattcagtctgcagaaACAGAGAACTCTGGCTTCAGGCTCAAAGCCTGACCTGAGACTGATCATACCTTACCaccgtgcaacctgacagagcttgagcagttttgcaaagatgaGTGCAAATgtagagtccagatgtgcaagcctgattgagatctatccacacagactcagtgctgtgattccTGACATGAAGGGGTGAATtcatacagtcacttattttacctgaaATAGTTTTATTCAATTGATAtcactttgtggaaatctgtctTCAGTTTggcattaaatacattttacatagtcttctgtcataaaaacgacattgaccatgattgattcataaaatcaataaagggtaaaacatctaaggcaTAGACACTGTAAAATTTTACAAACCTCATTGGCTCATCCTTAGGTCTTGCAGACATGATAAGTCTAAATGAAATCCCTCACAGTTATCTTAAATTTTTCTTGAAACCTAACAAGGGATGGACATAAGGGCCAAAGACATTTATCAAACTCTGGAATATAATCAGTTTATCCTTGGCAAGGGATCCACATGAGGCCTAGTGACCTTGACATTTGACCTACAACCTCCAAAATCCCATCAGTTGATTTTTACACTTTTGTTGCAAtctatgcaaagtttgaagaaaagccTGCAAGTGATCTTGACATTTTTGCTCACACGAGGCCCATTTACTGTGAGCTCTTGCCttcaaaatgtaattagttcATCAGAGTGAGAGTGGACACCTCTACAAAGTTGAGGGTAATTCCCTCAAAGTGTCGTTAAGATATTACAGTCACAACTGAAGATGGTGATGAGGCCCAGggactttgtttttaaatctgtgacctccaaaatgtatttacttcattctttttttaaagatttatttttgggcttttgtgcctttattgatagaggaggacaatatgtcggaaacagggatgagagatttGGGAGACACGTGGGAGAaaggccacaggctggattcaaacctgggctgcCCACATAGATACAGGGGATGCGCCACTAAGCCATctgcaaccccccccccatacTTAGGTAACTGCAAAGTTCGAAGAAAATTGCTCAAAGCATTTGAATAATTGCTCTCACTGCAAGGGAGGAAATTAAGGCATAATgaactgacctttaacccctgAACTCCAAAATCTAATGATTTCATTCTAgtgcaaagtctgaagaaagacaaaaggtGAATGAAGTGCATGCAGAAGAATGGCCCAGACATACATGCAGACTGACAGACATGACGGCTGAACAAACAACATGAAACACCCTGCCTCAGAGGAGGCCAAGAAATACACAACAGCCTTATTGTAAAGTACTTTAGTGAAATAataatatgaaatgtaaaatttcaaatttaatgttCATTGATACACTTAATTAGTCTGCAGTTATTTTAGTGACTTTGTGAGTCTGTTCTTATGGTAAGGTTCCAGGTAACATCAGCATGCTGACATAATCATGATGGCAAAATTTGCATGCTGCTGTTTAATGTGATGCTGCAATGTTTACCATGTAAATTAGTATATTTACATTCAGtaagtgcattttaacacaagctgtttctttttattcagAATGTATGATGTACAAGTGACAATGTTTTTACCATTTAGCATGTAAATAAACTATGTCTATAGTCCTTATCATAGGGTTTGCACCACACATACAATGTGGGGATTTTGTGGTTTATTGTTGTCTCCTGTTTAATTGCACTATTCTCTCTTAGCACCAGTGAGAAATGTCatttatgttgtgtttctgtATGAGTGACTATAAAGTTTGAACAGATGGATGCCACAGAGGtctttttcagaattttaagGAGCATCACTTCCAGGCAGAAACAGatacaaaaattacaaatttgaCTAAACAACATTTCCAAGTAAGTTATCTAAACTTTATGAGCCTCCAGAACTGCTCACTTATCCTTGGTGAATTTTAAGACACGGAGACACATTCTGATTGAagagtcacatttttatagagaTATTTATCATAGTTTATAATAAGCTCAATTAAAAGTGGAAGTTATGTTGTGGTATTAGAAAAGGCGCTGCCTTTCTGTATGCAAGTAACTTGCATTTGGAGCAAAATCCTTCTTTCTCATTAAATTTTGTTATTTCATATGTTATTTTTCATCTAACCTCTGAATTTATATTCTATGAGTAAACACTGACCTTACTCTCATAATAGACCATTGTGACAGTTCAAGCCAGTGATTCCCAAAGTGGGGCCTGTGGACCATGCAGGGGGCGAGAAAGGTGGGCACCGAGGTTGTGACATGGGGTCACAGCAACCCTAATTAAAAACAATGTACTGCTAACAAAGAATGATGACTTTTTAGTGTCATGTAGGAATGAATCTACATCAGACACAACTAGTAGTACAGAGACAAGAatatgcagagaataatgatgaGTCATGTCTCGTCCTCAGTTTCACCTGTATAATGGTGGGAGATAAAAAGAGCCAacttcttccttttgccacatCCCACCTGAGGTTTTTCTGCCAGTTGCCCCAAACAAGTTGAAAATCCGACAAAGCTTCACCTGAAGGATGAACAAAGAGTGTTTGTctcacagctgcatccaagactGAATATATGTCTCACCAAACAGGCACAAATTAGTAAACAGAATTACTGCAGGATGGAAGCATAAATCTATACAAAGGTTTTCATCTTTgatttgtctttgtcttttctgGAAAACTTTAGATTCAGAgtcatataaataaaaatctgtttaacGCAATAACCTCTGTTAACTCTAAAAAATGGGACAGTTTTATGTTGAAGTATCACTTTTGATGTTGTCTTATTTCATGTTGCAGAATCCCTTTTTGCATTCTCTTTAAAATCCACTTTGTGgtgtttattgtgaaaatctagtttattttgaaagacttCCGGTTTCCAGCTTCCGCTGGTCACTTGTGTTTGCCGACAACTTACCTTCTCTTCTCCTGAGGTTGCACCATCCCCCCCATGGCACCGTGGACAGCGCTCACACCTGCAGCTGGTTTGGCAATTAGAGGACTCCTCAAGTACCCGCTCCTCTTTGTCCACGGTGTCAGAGTTTTGCAGACTACTCAACAGTGTGCCTCCCTCGAAACTCACCTGCTGCCCAGTTTTAGCACTCTTTCCCACGATGACTCTCACTCCTTGGACCTTGGTTTTTGCCCTTACCCTGGTGTtaattaaagattatttttttaaacctcccTCTGCCACTGCATTCTGGGTCCTAAGAAACATACACACATCACACACCTGTTTGTTCCTTTTCCTCATAGTTTGTTGTCACACTGATGTTGCTCTTCTGTACTTTTTCCATGCAATGTTTAagataaactgtaaaaaaaataggaatttGTCAGTAAAAGGCATGACTAAATAGCAGTGTGTCAAGGTAATTTATGTTAAGGTGTTTATCTGTGTGGTGATGGATGGTGGGGcttaaaaaatattgaatttatTACCAAACGTGAACAAATGATTTTGGCCCAATCCGGTGTACTAGCAGCACAGAGTTATTCACAAATGACCCAAACAAGGGGTGTCCAACCCATGGCCTGGGCTCAAAATGTAGCCCACAGTCCACTTTTAATTTGCCCTCGGCAAAATCTGAAAATAAGATGACAGATGGCTCCCATTATAACATTAAGTTTAAACTTGACAGTTCTTCTTAGTTTGAACAGCAAGTGTGCAGCTATGTGGActctataaacaaacattttgataagaAGAATTTGTTGACTAACCTAgcgagccaatcagagactAAATGAtgtaggcatgcacagctctggaAGTCCCAGATTACGAACTGTGGAGCTTGCCAGTGGATAAatcaggagaagtgcaaaaagcTTCCagtcttgttttaataaattatGGTCCTGCTCTAAAACtacccctgaaatctgattggctgtccTAAAATCCTAAGCAATgatttgcattttgttttgtcagCCATGAATAGAAAGCTGTGGCCCATTCATccttatatttttctgtatgtgacCTTCAGTGAAAAAAAGTGTGGACACCACTGGTTTAAATGCATGATAAGTACATTTAGAAAGTAAGAattcttttttaacagctttgctCCCTTGATATGAGAAATTCAAACTAAAACGTCATTTCAATTAGCTGAAAATACACCGTATGGAGTCTCTATTTGACTTCTCTCAACTTGACCTGGAAATGACAAATTGGGCTGCAGCATTTGTGGGCAGGGGTCCAAGAAGCTTCAAAAACACAGGAGTGAGGAACAGCATCAGAATAGctgctttgattttgaaaacTATTTGAGGTATTGTAAGACCttaactaaaaaaatacatatacaaAACATAGAAGgagtcatttttaatcaatgcAGATATTTTGGAGCCAAATATTATAAATTATAGTTTTACACTTGAAATGCTAAGTAGAATATTAATATCCTGTTCTACAGTTTTAGAGTTTATTCCTGACCTTGACAACTGCAAATACCATGCAAAATCTCATCTTCAGCTGCATATTCTGTTGCAGCTTTTAGTCTCCCCACCTTCTGCATCCTAATTTACAGTgtctattaaaagtattcacctctttggatgttttgatctttaattgattttataaatcattcatagtcaatttaatttggcttttaaaaaagggaaaaacatcttCAATGTCAATGTgaacacagatttctacaaagtaatgtcaatgaaataaaatatataatataagaTAAGTGACTGCACAAGTATTCACCTATGACTACTTTGAAGgtgttacaagcttcagcagctgagatgggagagactctgcatacaacaactgttcgcctggattcttcaccagtcaaagctttacgggagagtggcaaagagaaagcaactgtTATAGaaaactagagttcaccaaaaggcatgtgtgagactccacagtcaagtggaagaaagttcttttgtgtgatgagaccaaaatggtgctttctggccgTCAGTCAAGGCGCTATGTTCGGTGgacaacaaacactgcacatcaccacaaacacgccatccccactgtgaagcatggtggtggtagcatcatgctgtgggaatgtttcttggcagccagccctggaaggcttgtaaaggtagagggtaaaataaatgcagcaagatataggaaaatcctggaggacaatcttattcagtctgcaggagactGAAGCATACTGTCTGATTAAGACCTGAAAGCCAAATTATGCTGACCATGACAGATTTATAATATCACTAAAAGGGTACAACATCCAGTGGGGAGAATGCTTTAGGCACTGTATGCTAAAATATCAATatactgcagacatggctctaACTGCCTCTACCTACTCATAATATAAGAGGCTAACATCATTATTAAAAATGATACCAAGTGCAGTATCAGTGTTTTATAATAATGTGTAGGCTACTCAGGTAAGTTcttatgtttttatatatatttgtaaatgaGATAATAAAAACGattaatttgtcaaaatgtgataaaaatacAACTGAAATGATGCATTAAATCAAACAAAGAGCATGCCAGTGATACACAAATAGCCTCTTTTTCAGCATGCAGTGTCATTATTGAGATGCCATCTTTGTTTAAGAGGCAGTAAGTTATTTTAGACGGGACGTGACTGACACCTAGTGGACGACATTTGTCTCTAATTTTGCAAAGTGTCAATTGCAATACACCTTCGCTATTATCAAAAAGTCGTTGACGGAATTAGGGCAAGGCTGTCTGTGAATGTCACTATTTATAGTGTGGAGaattatttgattatttctcTCCTTTTGAGGGCAACTTTATGTTGTTTTCAGACAATTTAACGTCATTTAGTGGAGTATATTTCAGACAGACTTTTTATTCACTTCCTTTTCTTAAAGACCAATGATAGTGACCTGACTGACAGCAGGGTGTCTATTTATAAAAGTGGACAGCCCCCCCCTTCCCTCCTCCCCTCGCGTCTCCCCTCCTCACCCTACATTACGTCATAGGAGCGCTGCCCTCGCGCATCGCGGTGAATCTCGGGGATGCAGCTCTGCATGAAGCGAAGCATGCACttgcaggagactgaggagagtCTTTTGTCTTCACATGGTCCGGTGtggtttctctcctgtctgTAAACTCGATAGAAATAAAGTCAAAGGCGCGGAGCAGGGTGAAAGGCGGGACTTCCTTTGGACATAAACGCGTCCGGCTGTTTATCTCTGCGTGCAGCTTCGAGGCGAGCCAGTGCAGGATCAGATAACGAGGTGAGCTTGTTGACCACATTCTGTGTTATGAATTTAtacctttaaaaacactaaagcCACTTCATGCACTCATGCCGCTTAGTCTCTTTGTTTAATTGTTGCAGAATTAACTGCGTGTCTTAGCTCTTAGCTCTTGCAGCATGTATGCTAATCACTGTATTACATCTTTACTGTGTCAGACCGTCTGTAGAAGGGATGTTGTTAATTATTTTCAACTTATGTCGCCCTTATAAATGCATTACAGACGCTTTTATGCACAGGCTACTAAATATTCAATGATATCATTGCTCCTCTGATCTATAATGTCTGTAGTGCTAATAGCTTTATGTTTAGGAAAACTCATGTTTTGAAGTCTAGACCCAATTATGTCAAAATAACATCACTTTGACACATTACTGCTAGTAATTACAGTATTTTTAGTGTCATGATATACATTTAAAACGTTATTAAACCTattaaactcattttattgtGAATTCTCTGACCTAATTTTTACAGGAGAGCTTCATCCAATAGTTCTATCATAttgtttttcagtgaaaataaaaatgatgaaacctTTAAATAATCTAGAGGAAAAATACTCCATCACAACCCCAGTTTCCAAGGCGACATCTCAAATTTGCCAATTAATCCATTCAAGGGTccattattcaaagcatttGTGTATCTGACAGCAATTTAATTGAAGTGGGATAAACAATCTTATTCTAAAGCAGCATTTCCCAAACCTTTCAGCCATTTACCCCCAAAATTAAAGCGCCAAAGGGCAAGAACCCCCATTATCCCTGGAAGTATCatgtacaaatttacattttagggCGTTTTTGTACACATTACTTATATTTAAGCACACATCTCACTCAttaactctggttttagtttgataataaataataatttcaacCATAGGTAAAATAGACCACTTTaactaattttgtttttctgtttcactATCCCCTATAGAGGCCCTGACCCCCACTATCGGGCCCACTTTTAAGTAAAATAgtcaaaattgttttttaaactacTGGCTCAAAATGAtacagtttcatgtttttttaaattatctaACTCATTGAAAGGTAAAGCTTCAAAGAAACTACACCTGTTTTATTGGCTATAAGCTAAGGAGGGGTTTGAATCAATGCAAGATTGTAATACAACTCTTGTGCATTGTTTAAACTGTATAAATGGTTAATTGATCATTAACACATTTACATAATCAGCCATGGCagtaaaaaatgcaattagGCATGCAGACAAGGCGATATGCTGAAATTCAAGTCAAGCATCAAAATAAGGAAGAGAGGTAATTGAGTGACTTTGAGCATGGCATTGTTGTTGAGTATTTCAGTCACTACTGAccacacaaccatctctaggatctagagaaaatatccagtgatCGACAGCTGTGGGTgaaaaatgccttgttgatgtcagaggagatTGACCAGACTGGTTCAGGCTGATAAAAAGGCAGCAGTAACTCGGTAGACTATATTGAGTGCTACTCCTGTTGGCTAAGAACAGTaaactgaggctacagtttATTGGACTCATAGAACTGGAAAATGTAAGATTGTAAGGACTTTACCTGGTCTGATGGGTCTCAATTTTTGCCAGACCACCAGCAACCATGGCTCACTCAAAGTCCCTTAAATCACCTCACTTCAACATTCTGaagctcagtttgaacttcaacaCATCGCCttgaccatgtctgcatgcctaaatTCGAGGGGTGCATGATAATATCGGCATGATATTGATATCAGCAGAtcagcttaaaaagttaattattggTTTTAGCAGATAGAAAATtcttgctgatatttacaaccgatACCAGCAGTGTATATCAACTATATGTACAGTTAACCATGTTAACTTAGACTGGACCaactctttttctttctttgcccttctttacacttttaagtttgatttaagaattaaatttagtttatttcttcatgctttgactttaaaatgtgtttatgaaCAGAAGTTTTAAGTCTGAACTACTTTTATATGTCAATTTGTGTTTATTGAGCAATTTTATTAAGCAACTGAACAGAATTACctaataaattaattaatttattaaggcattgtgcaggagtttgcaaGCACTTTTTGGTAAATCAAGAAATGACTGAATTTTTGGTGCATAAGACATGCATATTTTGCTGCTAGTATTGTAAATGTTGATACTGTTAGATTGTCACAGTAAGGGTATTTAAGTTACAAATATATCATTGTAACAGCCCTGTTTCATAGCAAGAAGTACTCTGACATTTCTGCTTATTAGTTTGCTCAAATGAGTAAATGCTGCTTTAGATTAGTAGTCAGCTTGTGTCCAAACCATCAGTTACTCAAATATTTGCCTAATCTCAAATCTAGATCTGCAGTCGTTCCTCAGACTCTTGTGCAAATCTTAAAATTTGATGAcagttttcacattttgattctgAAGCCTTCTGGGAGaaaatattattatttgattttaagCAATCACAAATGTGAGCCAGGTTCAAGGGTTGACTTAATTTAAATGaggaacatttctttaattgttTAATGACTGTTTCAAACATTATTGACATTAAATTACAGCCACTAATGTTTGGAAATCTTGTTCCCAGGATAATGGCTGTCAGTAAGCAAGTTTAAGATGTATCTTCAGCTTTTTTGATCACTATTTAGTTGTATTTCTATTTctactctttttttcttaaattttgtacAATGTTAGTATTTTTTATGAGCTGTTTGCACACTGTCAAAATGAGCTGTATAAATACAGGTTATAATTCTACTATTGAGCTGTGATGGTGTATTTTTTCCACccaaaaactcaaattttagTGTTAGAAAGCACCTCGTCACAGAAGCcttgaaataaaagcattcattCGTTTTCCATTTTCTGTGGAAATGGGGAGTTTTGAGGATTTTGTGAGTAATTACATTGTTGTCTTGTCTTGGGAAAACCATATTTGTCATGCAAGAAAAGGGGGTAAATAAGTCCAAATCTTGAGAGAACAACCTAAATTTAGCCTACCCTTTATCTTGGGATTTAAATGGAGTATAATTGGCTTTCTTCTTCtgtacatcatagacttttttgccacatttttgtatTCCATGCATTCTAACTTTGTTGGAGTTATTCATCATGTTAACTTCTAACTTTGTATAATGTAACCGCTATTTTACTTAATTATATAGACAATTGATTTATCAGTACAAGAGTCATAAGGATGCATTCATGAAGAAAGTTGCAGTTCTTTGCCAGCAcactacagttaaaaaaaattgaaataaggAGATTGTGTTCAACCACTGAAACAGGCCTGGAACATAAAAGCTcattcagcacacatttttttcagatagGAGAGGTTAATTGCTTGTTTctctgtctgagttttttttgtgtgtatttgcagACTGTGTCATCACACCACGCTATGCTACGCCGCTTGCTGTGCGGAGGCTGCAGTCCTCTgctctgcatttgggtcctcctgCTGCCTCTGGTCTCCCTCCATCGTCTCAACCAACATGGCCGCAGGAACCACAGCGTAAGGGACCGTTCCAAACTGCTGCTCGTCTCCTTTGATGGATTTCGCTGGGATTACATTGACCGGGTCCCGACGCCTAACTTCCACAAACTCATCGACGAGGGTGTGATGGTGGAGCAGGTGGAGAACGCTTACATCACCAAAACCTTCCCCAACCACTACAGCTTGGTGACGGGGCTGTACGCCGAGACGCACGGCATCGTGGCCAATGAGATGTACGACCCCGTTCTGAACCGCTCCTTTTCAATGGAAACGGATAGTATTTATGAGTCccggtggtgggaggaagccgtgCCTCTCTGGGTGACCATACAGAAAAGTGGAGGGCGGAGCGGAGCAGCAATGTGGCCAGGGTCTGATGTAAAGATCCACGGCATGTTCCCTAACCAGTACCTCCACTATAACTCCTCAGTCTCTTTTGAAACCAGGGTGGAGTGCATCATTGAGTGGTTCGCTGCACCCAAAGAAGAAGCAGTAGATTTTGGAGTTCTGTACTGGGAGGAACCAGATGAAAGTGGGCACATATTTGGACCTCAGGACTCCAGAATGGATGCAGTCATCTACGGAATTGATGAGAAGCTGGGCTTCCTTATCAACGAGCTAAGGAAGGCGAGGCTGTATGAGAAAGTGAACCTGATAGTGACCAGTGATCATGGGATGACACAGGTTTCTCCTGATAATATCATAGAGCTGGACCAGTATGTGAGCAGAGACCTGTACACCTGGGTGGATAAGAGTCCAGTGGTGGGAATACTCCCCAAAGAAGGTATATGTTAAACATCTGTTATAGTCAACATCACTGACATACCTAAAATCATTGAGTAGCACTGGTTTGTCTGCTGGTTTAATTGCACGTCTCATGTACAGGGAGTAGGACTACATTCAACACACGGCCCCTTTCCCTCCCATCATACTCAACTCTCTCTGTCCCCACACTGCCTCTTCTATCAAGGGACTTCAGATGTAATATAGCTCTAATTTAACTCTGCTAAAATGCATGAAATGGCCAGATTTATGTTAAATATCGTGCAGGGTCCCTTTACACATGAAATTGATTCATTAAAACAACTAAATGAATTGTCCTATCTGTAAAGTAAAAGCATTTTAGCTTAAATAAAAGATTAATACTCTTCTCATTTCAGTACAAGAAATAAGATCCCTCTGCAAGGAGACAGTTAGCCTAGCTCAGCAAAAAGTCTTGAGACAGTAAATCTAGCTACCCTGCATCTATCTAAAGGCAAAGAAAGACAGTCTTTAGAGACTCGGACTTTATGcttacaatttaattttttactgcTACTTCATGCTAACTTCATCTTACAGTATGCTCCAAATAGCATATATATGTTTTAGATATGTTATATTTTGAGTGTGCAAAGTGCAGCATTTGGAATGATGGAAACCTCCCAGCCTCTATGAATGCCATATTAGTAACATAGGGGAGAATGCCACAGACTTCtcaactttcaaaataatgtcagGGGACAGCAGTGAGAAAATGGCTCTTTGGTGATAGAAGTTGCTGATCTCTGTACGTACCATTGTTATGGCATGATCTGATCTTGGCTATCAGTGTCagaaaaaacaattttgaatttagatggTTTGATGAGAAAACTGTGCAGGGACACTGAAGTTGATTTTCTTTGAAGGAATGTTTCTAAAATAAAACGCAAGTTAAATGAATTTAATAGTGGGTGAAAATCAGAGGCGGAAAAATCACAAGATTATAACTCTCACGCTAAAGAACAGTTtatctggttaaaacttacttaagtaaccataaaagtactgatttcaaaatttactcaaaaatgTGCAGTACCCAAAAAAGACAACTcactttttcaaaacttgagtaaatgtaattagtgactttccacctctgatgaAAATAACGTCAATTTTCAATCACCTATAGCAGTGGCTTCCACATGGTGTTGTGAgacacactggtgtgcctttcAGCAATATTAGGTGTGCTGTGGGACATTGTCAATGTCGATATGTCAATACAACAACCCTATGACAAGAGATTAggaatatcagctgtaaaaaactggcctatatcatctgcaaatatcagcaaaTATTGTCTGAAAATATCAGCCCATACTGGTTTTCAATaacagtctatttcagctgtcaATGTaagcctatattagctgttaatatcatCAGGAAATTGGCCTGTATGATCTGTAAATGTTGGCCAATATTGTCTTTAAATCGGCCAGTATTTGCCTCCAATATTggccatttttatgtaaatctcaggaaaaaatacttaataagaacaaaatgtaaaataattgcTAAATAAAAGTTTACATTATACATTATAGTGTAtatatattttgcatttttttaaaagtggtcTTAAGTAAGCAGTGAAAGCATCTATTGTCAGATGATAAACCAGTATTATTTCAGCAgtcatttaacattaaaaagatGCTGAACTGTGCATATGTtctaggcatgtttgggcccaAAACTGAGGTTGAAgtaaggcaaaaatgtggcgAGAAAGCCGCCTTAGGGCACCAttaggcaggaaggaggattgacgcAACcgcagtcatgctctggatgtcattgcatattaccaggggcattggaaaaaaatctgttgaaaaaataagaaagtccacacctttaggacggagt encodes the following:
- the enpp5 gene encoding ectonucleotide pyrophosphatase/phosphodiesterase family member 5, with the protein product MLRRLLCGGCSPLLCIWVLLLPLVSLHRLNQHGRRNHSVRDRSKLLLVSFDGFRWDYIDRVPTPNFHKLIDEGVMVEQVENAYITKTFPNHYSLVTGLYAETHGIVANEMYDPVLNRSFSMETDSIYESRWWEEAVPLWVTIQKSGGRSGAAMWPGSDVKIHGMFPNQYLHYNSSVSFETRVECIIEWFAAPKEEAVDFGVLYWEEPDESGHIFGPQDSRMDAVIYGIDEKLGFLINELRKARLYEKVNLIVTSDHGMTQVSPDNIIELDQYVSRDLYTWVDKSPVVGILPKEGKLDEVYSKLMDANPNMAVFKKEDIPAHLHYQHNVRIMPIIIEAKEGWTVVQNRSSSFMAGNHGYDNTLRSMHPVFVARGPAFRQKYIKTSMRSVDLYPLMCQILSIRPLPNNGSLMNVIDLLSPDTTPPTSSPPPKVPVYSYAPVMGSFLGVVMVLGFLVVYIRQVTLKQLPSLKHRRREMSQPLLQEDLHL